Proteins encoded together in one Falco peregrinus isolate bFalPer1 chromosome 2, bFalPer1.pri, whole genome shotgun sequence window:
- the LOC101911259 gene encoding cytochrome b-245 chaperone 1 isoform X1 — protein sequence MYMLVENRTSSHLHLKRSPGIRSWSLFVGIASIGLAAAYYSADSLAWKLFYMAGCFFVAAQNLEQWEEAVFDKNKGTVCLKTFNLYKKILTFSKGGNEQVVALLNEIRDVNVEEETVRYFGKGYLVVLRFVTGFSHPLTQSAVLGCRSDVEAVAKLITSFLELDRVESQQDFSQSSETEASDADEPQDKY from the exons ATGTACATGTTAGTTGAAAACCGCACGAGTTCCCATCTTCATCTGAAGAGGTCACCTGGCATCCGATCCTGGTCTCTCTTTGTTG GAATAGCCTCCATAGGTTTGGCTGCTGCTTATTATAGTGCAG ACAGCTTGGCATGGAAGCTCTTCTATATGGCTGGGTGTTTCTTTGTGGCAGCACAGAATCTGGAGCAGTGGGAG GAAGCTGTATTTGATAAGAACAAGGGAACAGTCTGCCTAAAAACATTCaatctttacaaaaaaatactgacCTTCTCAAAAGGAGGCAATGAACAAG TAGTGGCTCTACTGAATGAGATCCGAGATGTGAATGTGGAAGAGGAGACTGTTCGATATTTTGGGAAGGGTTACCTGGTTGTGCTACGGTTTGTCACTGGATTTTCACACCCACTGACTCAGAGCGCAGTGCTGGGCTGTAGAAG CGATGTGGAAGCAGTTGCCAAACTCATTACTAGTTTTCTGGAACTGGACAGAGTAGAGAGCCAACAAGATTTCTCTCAGAGCAGTGAAACAGAGGCTAGTGACGCAGATGAACCACAGGATAAATACTAA
- the LOC101911259 gene encoding cytochrome b-245 chaperone 1 isoform X2 — MYMLVENRTSSHLHLKRSPGIRSWSLFVGIASIGLAAAYYSADSLAWKLFYMAGCFFVAAQNLEQWEEAVFDKNKGTVCLKTFNLYKKILTFSKGGNEQVALLNEIRDVNVEEETVRYFGKGYLVVLRFVTGFSHPLTQSAVLGCRSDVEAVAKLITSFLELDRVESQQDFSQSSETEASDADEPQDKY, encoded by the exons ATGTACATGTTAGTTGAAAACCGCACGAGTTCCCATCTTCATCTGAAGAGGTCACCTGGCATCCGATCCTGGTCTCTCTTTGTTG GAATAGCCTCCATAGGTTTGGCTGCTGCTTATTATAGTGCAG ACAGCTTGGCATGGAAGCTCTTCTATATGGCTGGGTGTTTCTTTGTGGCAGCACAGAATCTGGAGCAGTGGGAG GAAGCTGTATTTGATAAGAACAAGGGAACAGTCTGCCTAAAAACATTCaatctttacaaaaaaatactgacCTTCTCAAAAGGAGGCAATGAACAAG TGGCTCTACTGAATGAGATCCGAGATGTGAATGTGGAAGAGGAGACTGTTCGATATTTTGGGAAGGGTTACCTGGTTGTGCTACGGTTTGTCACTGGATTTTCACACCCACTGACTCAGAGCGCAGTGCTGGGCTGTAGAAG CGATGTGGAAGCAGTTGCCAAACTCATTACTAGTTTTCTGGAACTGGACAGAGTAGAGAGCCAACAAGATTTCTCTCAGAGCAGTGAAACAGAGGCTAGTGACGCAGATGAACCACAGGATAAATACTAA